A stretch of Besnoitia besnoiti strain Bb-Ger1 chromosome V, whole genome shotgun sequence DNA encodes these proteins:
- a CDS encoding EF-1 guanine nucleotide exchange domain-containing protein (encoded by transcript BESB_060190) codes for MVVPDFGNLKSDIGVGKLNEYLATRSYISGYHATQDDVTIFSKLLGAPNATKFVDANRWYRHIAHFSAIQKGAWPRGELKAEKPKQEDDDDDIDLFGKSGDDDKEAVKKLAESKKKEAAGKKKKEVINKSSLVIEVKPADAETSLDEISKLCKEIKIEGVTWGEAVKKVPVAFGLYKLQLCCTILDDVVNTNEIVDQIEALGMTPEQLEKLKKRQEGEEEEDEEEEDDETYGLVQSAEIVSFNKL; via the exons ATGGTGGTTCCTGATTTCGGAAACCTCAAGAGTGACATCGGCGTGGGGAAGCTGAATGAATATTTGGCGACCCGGTCGTACATCTCGGGCTATCACGCCACTCAGGACGATGTTACCATTTTCTCGAAGTTGCTCGGAGCTCCCAATGCGACCAAGTTCGTTGATGCGAATCGGTGGTACCGCCACATCGCCCACTTCTCTGCCATCCAGAAGGGTGCGTGGCCCCGGGGTGAACTCAAGGCGGAGAAGCCCAAGCAGGAGGATGACGATGATGACATCGATCTCTTCGGTAAGTCAG GCGATGACGACAAGGAGGCGGTGAAGAAGCTCGCCGAGTccaagaagaaggaagcagcaggcaagaagaagaaggaggtcATCAACAAATCCTCTCTGGTCATTGAAGTGAAACCCGCCGATGCGGAAACCAGCCTCGACGAGATCAGCAAGCTGTGCAAGGAGATCAAGATCGAGGGTGTCACATGGGGAGAGGCCGTCAAGAAGGTCCCCGTTGCCTTCGGTCTCTACAAGCTGCAG CTGTGCTGCACTATTCTGGATGACGTGGTCAACACGAACGAAATCGTCGACCAGATCGAGGCCCTTGGCATGACACCCGAGCAGCtcgagaagctgaagaagcgtcaggagggcgaggaggaggaggatgaagaggaagaagacgacgagaccTATGGGCTCGTCCAGTCGGCAGAGATTGTTTCGTTCAACAAGCTCTAA